Below is a genomic region from Rhodococcus sp. WMMA185.
CCGAGCCGCCGGCGGCCGGCGTCGCACTCGTCGGTGGAGGACCGGGCGATCCCGACCTGATCACGGTGCGTGGCCGGCGTCTCCTCGCCCGTGCGGACGTCGTGGTAGCGGACCGCCTGGCACCGCCGGAGTTGCTCGCCGAACTGGGACCGGACGTCGAGGTGATCGACGCCGCGAAGATCCCGTACGGTCGCGCGATGGCACAGGAAGCGATCAACGCCACACTCATCGAGAACGCGAGGGCCGGAAAGTTCGTCGTTCGCCTCAAAGGCGGCGATCCGTACGTCTTCGGGCGGGGGTACGAGGAGGTCGAGGCGTGTGCCGCGGCGGGTGTTCCGGTGACTGTCGTTCCCGGAATCACCAGCGCGATTTCGGTCCCGTCTGCGGCAGGCATTCCGGTGACACATCGAGGCGTCACTCACGAGTTCGTCGTCGTCAGCGGCCACGTAGCACCTGACCATCCTGATTCCCTCGTCGACTGGTCCGCGCTCGCCCGGTTGAAGGGCACCATTGTGTTGTTGATGGCCGTCGAGCGCATCGAGGCCTTCGCGACGGCGTTGATGCGGGGCGGGCGTGCTGCCGCTACACCGGTCACGGTCGTTCAGGAGGGCACATTGCGAACACAACGTACGCTGCGCGCCGATCTCGAGACCGTCGCGGCTCGGGTCAAAGAAGAGCAAATCCGTCCGCCTGCCATCGTGGTGATCGGACCGGTCGCCGGGTTTTCTGTGGACGCTGGGTAACGTGATCGACCGTGTCTGACTCCCGAGTACCTGAAACCGAATCAGCGTCGGATGTTGCTTCGCCGAAGATTCCAGTGACCCCCACCGCAGCTACCCGCGTGATGGGTCTGGCCATCATCGTGCTCAGTGGACTTCAGATGATGGTGGTGCTCGACGGCACCGTCGCGAACCTGGCGCTCGCACCTCTGCAGGAGGATCTGGGCCTCAGCGACAGCGGCCGCAACTGGGTGCTCACGTCGTATGCACTGGCGTTCGGCGGTCTCATGCTGCTCGGTGGCCGACTCGGGGACGCCTTCGGCCGGAAGAAGATGTTCATCTTCGGTGTCGCGCTCTTCACTGTCGCGTCGCTGCTGTGCGGCCTGGCAATGGGTGAGCTCATGCTGGTCGCTGCCCGATTCCTCCAGGGTGCCGGAGCGGCGGTCGCATCACCGACGGCGTTGGCACTGGTCGCAACCACCTTCGCTGCGGGGCCCGCACGCAACCAGGCCATTGCAATCTTCGCAGCCATGACAGGAATCGGATCGATCGCCGGTCTGGTCATCGGCGGCGCGCTCACCGAGGTGTCCTGGCGTCTGATCTTCCTGATCAACGTGCCTATAGGTGCGGCCATCGTGATCTGCGCGGTCATCGCACTCGAGGAGACCGTGCGAGAGCGCCTTGCCCTTGACGTGCGGGGCGCGGTGCTGGCAACGATCGCGGCGACCGGCGTGGTGTTCGCGCTCACTGAAGGCCCGGAACTCGGTTGGACCAGTCCGTACGTGATCGGTTCCCTGGTTGGCGGCCTGATGTTGTTCGGTCTGTTTCTCTACGTGGAGCGCACCGCCGACAACCCGCTGCTGCCGTTCTCGTTGTTCGCAGACAAGAATCGGGTCGCGACCTTGGTGGCGATCTTCTTCGCGGGCGCGGTGATGTTCACCGTCGCGGCGTTTGTCGCGTTGTTCGTCCAAGACATCCTCGGTTACAGCCCCCTGGAGGCGGGTCTGGGCTTCATTCCGTTCGCGTTCGGACTGGGGGCTGCTGCGGCGCTCGCTTCCAGGCTCGCAGTGCGAATTCAACCCCGGTGGCTGGTGATCACGGGCGCACTGATCATGGTCGTCGGACTGCTCTACGGTTCCACACTCGACGACTCGGCCACCTACCTCGCAGACCTGTTCCCGCCCATCATCGGAATCGGTTTCGGCGTCGGACTTGCCGTCGTTCCCCTCCCGCTGTGCGCGATTGCAGGCGTGCCGGAGACGGAGATCGGTCCGATCGCCGCCATCGCCCAGGTCGCGCAGACCCTCGGCGGGCCCCTTGCTCTCGCGGTTGTCGGTGCGATGGCCACCTCGCGCACACTGGCGCTCGGCGGTATCTCGGGGAAGGTGGCCGAGTTGACCCCGGCTCAGCTCGAAGCCCTCGGAGAGGGGTATACCTTCGCGCTCGTAGGCAGCGCAGGCTGCGCTCTGATCGCAGGTGCAGCCGCATTGTTCATCCGCTTCACCCCGCAGCAGGTCGCCCAGGCTCAGGCTGCGCAGCAGACGTAAGAGCCCGCGCCTCGGTCAGGCGGTGAGAATGATCAGCTCATTCTCGGCCGCCACCTCGACGCGCAATCCCGCCTTCGACGCGACGCGTGCAACGCCGTGGACGTCCGTCGGTTCCGCCCGCGAGACGGCGAGGGCGCGGGCCAGCAGCCCCTTGTGATGCTTGTTGAAATGGCTGACGACGCTGCGGGTGCCATCGGGCTTTTCGGTGAGCACTGTCGCAATCACGGCTTCTGGGACCGGACCGAGTTGCTGGTATGCGCTCGACCGGAGATCGACGACGAGTCCGTCTGCCTCCCCGGCGATCGCCCTGCTCAGTTCCGGCTTCCACAGTGACCGGAGGGTGCCGAGCCCGGGGATCTTGGACCCGCCGGACAGGCGGTAGGCGGGAATGGGGTCCCCCGCGCGGACGGCGCCGAACAAGGCCGAGCCGATCGCGAGTCGCGAGTGTGCCTTCGCCTTCTGGGCCCTGGTGAACGACTTCGCGTCGAGGGCATCGAACAGGACACCCGTGTAGCGGTCGAGTGCCGGCCGGGTGGGGGAGAGCCACAGCTTGGCGTTCCGCTCGATCTCGTCCATCTGGGTGGGGCCGAGGCCGAGCGCGCTCTGGGAAGCTTCCACATCAGCAGCCAGCGTGACCAGCGCGTCAACCAGCGTCTCGCGTGTTTCGGTGAGCTCCGGCATGGACAACTCACCCAGATCGAGGGGCGCGTCGGAACCGCCGTCGGACTTGGTTTCGGACGGAGGGAGTATCACCAGCACGCACGAAACCCTACCGTCGCTCGGTGAGGCAGTGCGGACCGAGCCGGACCCCGGCGACTATTCTGACTTTCCGTGATTACCCGCCTGTCCCACCTGTTCCTCCGCACTTTGCGCGACGACCCCGCCGACGCTGAGGTTCCCAGCCACAAGCTGCTGGTCCGCGCCGGCTACGTGCGCAGGGTCGCACCCGGTGTGTACTCGTGGTTGCCCTTGGGTCTGCGCGTGCTGCGCGAGGTCGAGCGGGTGGTGCGCGAAGAGATGAACGCGATCGGTGCCCAGGAGATTTCTCTGCCCGCTCTTCTTCCCCGGGAACCGTACGAGGCATCCAACCGGTGGACCGAGTACGGAGACGGACTGTTTCGGCTGAAGGACCGCAAGGGCGGCGACTACCTGCTCGGCCCCACACACGAGGAGCTGTTCGCCCTCACAGTCAAGGGCGAGTACAACTCGTACAAGGATTTCCCGGTCACGCTCTACCAGGTGCAGACGAAGTACCGCGACGAGGAGCGTCCTCGGGCAGGGATCCTGCGCGGCCGTGAGTTCGTGATGAAAGATTCCTACTCCTTCGACCTCACCGACGAGGGGCTGTCCGCGTCGTACCAGGCCCATCGCGACGCCTACGAGAAGATCTTCACCCGACTCGGCATCGACTATGTGATCGTGTCTGCCACATCCGGAGCAATGGGTGGCAGCGCTTCCGAGGAATTCCTGGCTGAAAGCGAGATCGGTGAGGACACTTATGTCCGATGCCTCGAGTCCGGATATGCCGCGAATGTCGAAGCGGTGAAAACCCCTGCTCCCGAGCCCATTCCCTTCGACAGCCAGGCCGCGGCGCAGGTGTACGACACACCGGGCACTCCCACGATCGCGACTCTGGTCGACTGGGCCAACGACGCCGGTCTCGACCGAACCGTCACGGCTGCTGACACACTCAAGAACGTCATCGTCAAGACTCGGCAACCCGGCGGCAAGTGGGAACTGCTCGGGATCGGTATCCCCGGTGACCGCGAGGTGGACGACAAGCGGCTCGGCGCCTCTCTCGAACCCGCGGAGTTCGAACTGCTCACCGAGGCCGATTTCGAAGCCAACCCCTTCCTCGTGAAGGGCTACATCGGGCCGAAGGCGCTGCAGGAAAACGGGGTTCGCTATCTCGTCGACCCCCGGGTCGTCGATGGAACCAGCTGGATCACCGGTGCCGACGAGATGGGCAAACACGTGGTCGGCCTTGTTGCTGGGCGCGATTTCACGCCGGACGGAACCATCGAGGCCGCCGAGGTGCGAGAAGGCGACCCGTCGCCTGACGGCGCCGGTGCTCTCGTTGCCGCACGTGGCATCGAGATCGGTCACGTCTTTCAGCTCGGGCGTAAGTACACCGACGTCTTCAGCGTCGACGTCCTCGGTGAGAACGGCAAGCCCGTTCGTCCCACGATGGGGTCCTACGGAGTCGGCGTGTCCCGACTCGTTGCGGTCATCGCGGAACAGCACCACGACGACAAGGGTCTTCGCTGGCCGTCGGAGGTTTCACCGGCCGACGTCCACGTCGTCATTGCCAACAAGGACGATAACGCCCGCGCGGGCGCGGAGGGACTTGCGAGCGCACTCGACGAGGCGGGCCTCGAGGTCATCCTCGATGACCGCAAGGCCTCGCCCGGAGTGAAGTTCAAGGATTCCGAACTGCTCGGTATCCCGCTCGTGGTGGTCGTCGGCCGCGGTTGGAGCGAGGGCATGGTGGAGGTACGTGACCGTTTCACGGGAACGAGCCGAGAGGTGGCCGTCGATGCAGCGTGTGATGAGATCGTCAAGACCGCGAGACGGTAAGCCCGAACGCAGGCGTTTCGCCCGAACTGCTAGCGTGGCTTGACATATCTCGACGAAAGGCATGCTGTGGCAAACTCTCTGCTGTTCGATCCGAACTCCTACGATCCAGAGCAGTTCGATCCGGAGACGCGCAGGCAACTACGTGCGCTGATCGAATGGTTCGAGGCGCGGGGCAAGGAGAAGCTGCTCGCAGACGACCTCGGGGCAGTGTGGCCTGCCGACTTCCTCGAGTTCTCGAAGAAGGAGAAGCTGTTCGCGAACTTCCTGACGCCCGCTGAGTTCGCCGATGGTGATCCCAACAAGCGCTGGGATGCTGCGCGCAATGCGGCGCTCAGTGAGATCCTCGGGTTCTACGGACTCGGGTACTGGTATGCGTGGCAGGTGACCATCCTCGGTCTCGGTCCGATCTGGATGAGTGAGAACCGCGCCGCCAAGGAACGAGCCGCGAAACTGCTCGATGAGGGCGGAGTTCTCGCGTTCGGGCTGTCGGAGAAGGAACACGGCGCCGACGTCTACTCGACGGACATGCTGCTGACTCCGGGCGAAGCGGACTCGGGCGTTGCTTTCACCGCAACCGGTGACAAGTACTACATCGGCAACGGCAACGTCGCGGGAATGGTCTCGGTGTTCGGGCGGCGCACCGACGTCGACGGTAGTGAGGGCTACGTCTTCTTCGTTGCCGACAGTTCCCATCCGGCATACCACCTGCTCGACAACGTTGTTCACGGCCAGATGTATGTCAGTGCGTTCCGGCTCGAGGACTACCCGGTCCGCGAGGAAGACATCTTGCACACCGGTGTCGCGGCGTTCGAGGCTGCACTGAACACCGTCAACGTCGGCAAGTTCAACCTCAGCACGGGTTCGATCGGTATCTCCGAGCACGCGTTCTACGAGGCGATCACGCATGCACGGCGCAGGATTCTGTACGGGAACCCGGTCACCGACTTCGGGCACGTACGCGCGAACTTCGTCGACGCCTACAGCCGCATGGTCGGGATGAAGCTGTTCAGTGACCGCGCGGTCGACTACTTCCGCAGCGCGAGCCTCGAAGACCGCCGGTATCTGCTGTTCAACCCGATGACCAAGGCGAAGGTCACCTCGGAGGGCGAGAAGGTCGTGGCCCTGATGCACGACGTGGTCGCGGCGAAGGGCTACGAGAAGAACACCTACTTCCGTGTGGCGTCCCAGTTGATCGGCACATTGCCGAAGCTAGAGGGCACCGTGCACGTCAATGTCGGCCTGATTCTCAAGTTCATGCCGAACTACATGCTCAACCCCGCCGAGTACCCCGAGATCGGCACCAGGACCGACGCCGCCGACGACGAGTTCTTCTGGGCGCAGGGTCCGACCCGGGGCGCGGGCAAGATCCAGTTCCACGACTGGACCGGGATCTACGAAAAGTACTCCGACATCCCGAACGTGGCGCGGTTCTACGAGCAGGCGATAGCGCTGCGCGAACTTCTCGTGACGGCTCCGCCGAGCACGGACCAGCAGAAGGACCTCGACTTCCTGCTCGACCTCGGACACTTGTTCTCGCTCGTGGTGTACGGCCACCTCATTCTCGAGCAGGCGGAGATCACCGGTCTCGATCGCGACCTGATCGGCCAGATCTTCGACTTCCAGATCCGCGATTTCTCCGGCTATGCCGTTGCGCTGCACGGAAAGCCGTCCGCAACCGAGGAGCAGCAGAAGTGGGCGCTCGGAGCTATTCGGCGCCCGGTCGTCGATGGTGAGCGGTTCGCACGAGTGTGGGCTCAGGTAGAAGGCTACGAGGGAGCCTACGAGATGCGACCGTAAGTCGCAGCGGCGATGGGGATCTTGGGATCGGAACTCGAAGAGCTACGGTTTCGTAGATCCCCATTGCTGGCACTCTCTGGTGTCGAGTGCTAAATTGTTTGATGCACAGAACCTTGGCTGCCCGTCGCGGTGGCGGGCATCTCGTCCGAAATGGGAGGTGTGTTGCTGTGCTTCGCTTCGACCCCTTCAGTGATCTCGAATCCATGACGAAGAGTCTCTTCGACACCCAGCTGGGTACGTCTCGCCAGCCCCGGTTCATGCCATTGGATCTCTACAAGGTCGATGACCACTACGTTTTGCTCGCCGACTTGCCCGGGGTGGACCCGGGGTCTGTCGACGTCAGTGTCGACGCCGGCACTCTCACTCTGACAGCTCACCGCAGTGCGCAGTCCGAGGAGAACGTGCAATGGCTTGCCTCGGAGCGGTTCAGCGGAACCTTCCGTCGGCAGCTCTCGCTCGGTGAAGGCATCGATTCGGCACGCATCTCGGCGTCGTACGAGAACGGTGTGCTGAGTGTGACGATTCCGCTCGCCGAACGGGCAAAGCCGCGCCGCATCGAAGTCTCGAGCCTCGGCCCCGCTGAGCACCAGACGATCGAGGCGGGTCCGTCGGACAAGACCTGACGCCTGAGCTGATTCGGTAGACGAGACACGCGTAGGCCCCCTTCGAGGGGGCCTACGCGTGTTCGTATCCGCTCTCGGTTCCGACCCGCGCTGGGCGCCCAACCCTTGGTGTGGAAACAGCAACACCTTTGGGGTGATGGTTCACCACCGGGGATCCTGGTTGCTTCATTCTCTCCGCGGCAAGGTGGTTGACGAGCAACGAGGAATCGTTCACCGGCCACCAGCGAGGAAACCGAGGAGGACAAGATGTCGAACATCTCGGTTGCACATGGCGATGGTGGCCGCCGCCTCACGGTCTGGACAGATGACGGAGTGCCGCTGGCGGTTCGCGACTTCGGTTCGCCCGACGCAGCAACCACGGTAGTGTTCGTCCACGGTCACTGCCTGCGCACGGAAAGCTGGTGGGCCTTGCGCAGGCAGT
It encodes:
- the cobA gene encoding uroporphyrinogen-III C-methyltransferase, whose translation is MPAATGDETNYLVGLNLAGRRVVVVGGGTVAQRRLGTLVASGARVHLISRAVTPAVEGMATAGQITLELREFRDGDLDGAWYAIACTDEPETNAAIVAEAERNRIFCVRADNARRGTAVTPASARYDGMSIGVLAGGDHRRSASVRTALVEGLQSGTVADTAEPPAAGVALVGGGPGDPDLITVRGRRLLARADVVVADRLAPPELLAELGPDVEVIDAAKIPYGRAMAQEAINATLIENARAGKFVVRLKGGDPYVFGRGYEEVEACAAAGVPVTVVPGITSAISVPSAAGIPVTHRGVTHEFVVVSGHVAPDHPDSLVDWSALARLKGTIVLLMAVERIEAFATALMRGGRAAATPVTVVQEGTLRTQRTLRADLETVAARVKEEQIRPPAIVVIGPVAGFSVDAG
- a CDS encoding MFS transporter, which codes for MSDSRVPETESASDVASPKIPVTPTAATRVMGLAIIVLSGLQMMVVLDGTVANLALAPLQEDLGLSDSGRNWVLTSYALAFGGLMLLGGRLGDAFGRKKMFIFGVALFTVASLLCGLAMGELMLVAARFLQGAGAAVASPTALALVATTFAAGPARNQAIAIFAAMTGIGSIAGLVIGGALTEVSWRLIFLINVPIGAAIVICAVIALEETVRERLALDVRGAVLATIAATGVVFALTEGPELGWTSPYVIGSLVGGLMLFGLFLYVERTADNPLLPFSLFADKNRVATLVAIFFAGAVMFTVAAFVALFVQDILGYSPLEAGLGFIPFAFGLGAAAALASRLAVRIQPRWLVITGALIMVVGLLYGSTLDDSATYLADLFPPIIGIGFGVGLAVVPLPLCAIAGVPETEIGPIAAIAQVAQTLGGPLALAVVGAMATSRTLALGGISGKVAELTPAQLEALGEGYTFALVGSAGCALIAGAAALFIRFTPQQVAQAQAAQQT
- the yaaA gene encoding peroxide stress protein YaaA → MLVILPPSETKSDGGSDAPLDLGELSMPELTETRETLVDALVTLAADVEASQSALGLGPTQMDEIERNAKLWLSPTRPALDRYTGVLFDALDAKSFTRAQKAKAHSRLAIGSALFGAVRAGDPIPAYRLSGGSKIPGLGTLRSLWKPELSRAIAGEADGLVVDLRSSAYQQLGPVPEAVIATVLTEKPDGTRSVVSHFNKHHKGLLARALAVSRAEPTDVHGVARVASKAGLRVEVAAENELIILTA
- a CDS encoding proline--tRNA ligase, with translation MITRLSHLFLRTLRDDPADAEVPSHKLLVRAGYVRRVAPGVYSWLPLGLRVLREVERVVREEMNAIGAQEISLPALLPREPYEASNRWTEYGDGLFRLKDRKGGDYLLGPTHEELFALTVKGEYNSYKDFPVTLYQVQTKYRDEERPRAGILRGREFVMKDSYSFDLTDEGLSASYQAHRDAYEKIFTRLGIDYVIVSATSGAMGGSASEEFLAESEIGEDTYVRCLESGYAANVEAVKTPAPEPIPFDSQAAAQVYDTPGTPTIATLVDWANDAGLDRTVTAADTLKNVIVKTRQPGGKWELLGIGIPGDREVDDKRLGASLEPAEFELLTEADFEANPFLVKGYIGPKALQENGVRYLVDPRVVDGTSWITGADEMGKHVVGLVAGRDFTPDGTIEAAEVREGDPSPDGAGALVAARGIEIGHVFQLGRKYTDVFSVDVLGENGKPVRPTMGSYGVGVSRLVAVIAEQHHDDKGLRWPSEVSPADVHVVIANKDDNARAGAEGLASALDEAGLEVILDDRKASPGVKFKDSELLGIPLVVVVGRGWSEGMVEVRDRFTGTSREVAVDAACDEIVKTARR
- a CDS encoding acyl-CoA dehydrogenase family protein, with the translated sequence MANSLLFDPNSYDPEQFDPETRRQLRALIEWFEARGKEKLLADDLGAVWPADFLEFSKKEKLFANFLTPAEFADGDPNKRWDAARNAALSEILGFYGLGYWYAWQVTILGLGPIWMSENRAAKERAAKLLDEGGVLAFGLSEKEHGADVYSTDMLLTPGEADSGVAFTATGDKYYIGNGNVAGMVSVFGRRTDVDGSEGYVFFVADSSHPAYHLLDNVVHGQMYVSAFRLEDYPVREEDILHTGVAAFEAALNTVNVGKFNLSTGSIGISEHAFYEAITHARRRILYGNPVTDFGHVRANFVDAYSRMVGMKLFSDRAVDYFRSASLEDRRYLLFNPMTKAKVTSEGEKVVALMHDVVAAKGYEKNTYFRVASQLIGTLPKLEGTVHVNVGLILKFMPNYMLNPAEYPEIGTRTDAADDEFFWAQGPTRGAGKIQFHDWTGIYEKYSDIPNVARFYEQAIALRELLVTAPPSTDQQKDLDFLLDLGHLFSLVVYGHLILEQAEITGLDRDLIGQIFDFQIRDFSGYAVALHGKPSATEEQQKWALGAIRRPVVDGERFARVWAQVEGYEGAYEMRP
- a CDS encoding Hsp20/alpha crystallin family protein, whose product is MLRFDPFSDLESMTKSLFDTQLGTSRQPRFMPLDLYKVDDHYVLLADLPGVDPGSVDVSVDAGTLTLTAHRSAQSEENVQWLASERFSGTFRRQLSLGEGIDSARISASYENGVLSVTIPLAERAKPRRIEVSSLGPAEHQTIEAGPSDKT